The following proteins come from a genomic window of Trifolium pratense cultivar HEN17-A07 linkage group LG4, ARS_RC_1.1, whole genome shotgun sequence:
- the LOC123924298 gene encoding cell number regulator 2-like isoform X2 gives MDMQFIVKIGIPLKAMSNKYQVMACHNSISLVTCFCPCITFGLIAERVDKGNSTCTCDGTIYGALLAVTGLACLYSCYYRSKLRAQYDLPEAPCMDCLVHFCCETCALCQEYRELKNRGYDMSIGWKANMERQGQRSVTVAPPISPAMTR, from the exons ATGGATATGCAGTTCATAGTCAAAATAGGCATACCCCTCAAGGCCATGTCCAACAAATACCAAGTTATGGCATGCCACAACAGTATCA GTTTGGTCACTTGCTTCTGCCCTTGTATTACTTTTGGATTGATAGCAGAGAGAGTAGATAAAGGCAATTCAA CTTGCACTTGTGATGGAACAATTTATGGGGCACTACTGGCTGTGACAGGACTTGCATGTTTATATTCATGTTATTATCGGTCCAAACTAAGGGCACAATATGACTTGCCAGAGGCACCTTGTATGGATTGCTTAGTTCATTTTTGTTGTGAAACTTGTGCTCTTTGTCAGGAATATAGAGAGCTCAAAAACCGTGGATATGACATGAGCATAG GGTGGAAAGCTAACATGGAAAGACAAGGGCAAAGATCAGTTACAGTGGCACCACCTATTTCACCAGCTATGACAAGATGA
- the LOC123924299 gene encoding protein PLANT CADMIUM RESISTANCE 2-like — MYPPVNETDGYAAHSHNSHPPQGYVLQMPSYGMPQPYAPPPYVIGTSSRVIPRTHHWSTGLCRCLDDPGICLVTCFCPCVTFGLIAEIVDKGNSTCTCDGTIYGALLAVTGLACLYSCYYRSKLRAQYDLPEAPCMDCLVHFCCETCALCQEYRELKNRGYDMSIGWEANMERQGQGQGSVPMAPPMISPAMTR, encoded by the exons ATGTATCCACCAGTAAATGAAACAGATGGATATGCAGCTCATAGTCATAATAGCCATCCACCTCAAGGGTATGTCCTTCAAATGCCAAGTTATGGTATGCCACAACCTTATGCTCCTCCTCCATATGTGATCGGCACCAGTTCTAGAGTCATCCCTAGGACACATCACTGGTCTACTGGTCTTTGCCGTTGTCTCGATGATCCTGGAATCT GTTTGGTTACTTGTTTCTGCCCTTGTGTTACTTTTGGATTGATAGCAGAGATAGTAGATAAAGGCAATTCAa CTTGCACTTGTGATGGAACAATTTATGGGGCACTATTGGCTGTGACAGGACTTGCATGTTTATATTCATGTTATTATCGGTCCAAACTAAGGGCACAATATGACTTGCCAGAGGCACCTTGTATGGATTGCTTAGTTCATTTTTGTTGTGAAACTTGTGCTCTTTGTCAGGAATATAGAGAGCTCAAAAACCGTGGATATGACATGAGCATAG GGTGGGAAGCTAACATGGAAAGACAAGGGCAAGGGCAAGGATCAGTTCCAATGGCACCACCTATGATTTCACCAGCTATGACAAGATGA
- the LOC123924298 gene encoding cell number regulator 2-like isoform X1 — MYPPVNVTDGYAVHSQNRHTPQGHVQQIPSYGMPQQYQYAPPPPPPPLYMTSTNSRVIPRTHQWSTGLCRCLDDPGICLVTCFCPCITFGLIAERVDKGNSTCTCDGTIYGALLAVTGLACLYSCYYRSKLRAQYDLPEAPCMDCLVHFCCETCALCQEYRELKNRGYDMSIGWKANMERQGQRSVTVAPPISPAMTR; from the exons atgtatcCTCCAGTAAATGTAACAGATGGATATGCAGTTCATAGTCAAAATAGGCATACCCCTCAAGGCCATGTCCAACAAATACCAAGTTATGGCATGCCACAACAGTATCAGTatgctcctcctcctcctcctcctcctctatATATGACCAGCACCAATTCTAGGGTCATCCCAAGGACACATCAATGGTCAACTGGTCTTTGCCGTTGTCTTGATGATCCTGGAATCT GTTTGGTCACTTGCTTCTGCCCTTGTATTACTTTTGGATTGATAGCAGAGAGAGTAGATAAAGGCAATTCAA CTTGCACTTGTGATGGAACAATTTATGGGGCACTACTGGCTGTGACAGGACTTGCATGTTTATATTCATGTTATTATCGGTCCAAACTAAGGGCACAATATGACTTGCCAGAGGCACCTTGTATGGATTGCTTAGTTCATTTTTGTTGTGAAACTTGTGCTCTTTGTCAGGAATATAGAGAGCTCAAAAACCGTGGATATGACATGAGCATAG GGTGGAAAGCTAACATGGAAAGACAAGGGCAAAGATCAGTTACAGTGGCACCACCTATTTCACCAGCTATGACAAGATGA